The following are encoded in a window of Variovorax paradoxus genomic DNA:
- a CDS encoding ferredoxin family protein codes for MTFVVTEACIACRYGECVAVCPQNAFHEGPNFVVIDPRACANCGLCEMVCPVQAIRPAADLAQRDWLELNARLAVQWPVAVDTQPLADADAYAFDTAKRERLILQP; via the coding sequence ATGACCTTCGTCGTCACCGAAGCCTGCATCGCATGCCGCTACGGCGAGTGCGTGGCGGTGTGCCCGCAGAACGCGTTCCACGAAGGACCGAACTTCGTGGTCATCGATCCGCGCGCCTGTGCCAACTGCGGCCTGTGCGAGATGGTGTGCCCGGTGCAGGCCATCCGTCCCGCGGCCGACCTGGCGCAGCGCGACTGGCTCGAACTCAATGCGCGTCTCGCAGTGCAGTGGCCCGTGGCGGTCGATACCCAACCCTTGGCCGATGCCGACGCGTATGCCTTCGACACCGCCAAGCGCGAGCGCCTGATCCTTCAGCCATGA
- a CDS encoding cupin domain-containing protein — protein sequence MSAVFKERLSGKLQPTIGGSVYVDPATLEWRPSQFPKIQMKVLYRNDESGEMTVLLKWEPGAVLPFHKHPEIEQSWVLEGSFSDHDGICRAGQFVWRQPGSLHETRSDEGCTILAIYRKPNVFFNAAGFEAEKN from the coding sequence ATGTCCGCTGTCTTCAAGGAGCGCCTCTCCGGCAAGTTGCAACCCACCATCGGTGGTTCCGTCTACGTCGATCCCGCCACGCTCGAATGGCGGCCCTCGCAGTTCCCCAAGATCCAGATGAAGGTGCTCTACCGCAACGACGAGTCCGGCGAGATGACGGTGCTGCTCAAGTGGGAGCCCGGCGCGGTGCTGCCATTCCACAAGCATCCCGAGATCGAGCAGAGCTGGGTGCTCGAGGGCTCGTTTTCCGACCACGACGGCATCTGCCGCGCCGGCCAGTTCGTCTGGCGCCAGCCGGGCTCGCTGCACGAGACGCGTTCGGACGAGGGCTGCACCATCCTCGCGATCTACCGCAAGCCCAACGTGTTCTTCAACGCCGCGGGCTTCGAGGCCGAGAAGAACTGA
- a CDS encoding ABC transporter substrate-binding protein: MNASRRTWLGKASATLLLGSGLGITRPLLAQTTPRPAAGAARVVLLGQSVPLTGSANEIGNAFAAGSRLAVSDFNTRNAATGLQLKLLQLDDGYDAARATTNARTLLGANKADMLFGFVGTASSEAGAKVATQQGSLLFAPFAASDALRGPEHPNVFHVRPGMIDEALKIVRQCATVGQKRIALVGDDDAMGRAGLAAAEQAIAELKLPPLVASALVPAGADKLDAALKTVQQQTPQAIVLVSLSGTTAGAIRKLRKSGYTGSFMAFSIVGIDPLYAELGKDIGGIVISQVVPSPRPSAIPIVKEYLAAVDNSDQTASYEGLEGFIAAKAAGEAVRRAGRGFNTATLQRTMTAMTDYDVGGFRINLRPGLRDNVRSIDLISISADGRVLR, from the coding sequence ATGAACGCGTCTCGCAGGACATGGCTGGGCAAAGCCTCCGCAACGCTGCTTCTGGGAAGCGGCCTCGGCATCACCCGTCCCTTGCTGGCACAGACGACGCCGCGCCCCGCAGCCGGCGCAGCCCGCGTCGTCCTGCTCGGCCAGTCGGTGCCGCTCACCGGCAGCGCCAACGAGATCGGCAACGCCTTCGCGGCTGGCAGCCGCCTTGCCGTGAGCGACTTCAACACGCGCAACGCCGCCACGGGCTTGCAGCTGAAACTGCTGCAGCTCGACGACGGCTACGACGCCGCACGCGCCACCACCAACGCACGCACGCTGCTCGGCGCGAACAAGGCCGACATGCTGTTCGGCTTTGTCGGCACCGCCAGCAGCGAGGCCGGCGCCAAGGTCGCCACGCAGCAGGGCAGCCTGCTCTTTGCGCCCTTCGCCGCGTCCGACGCGCTGCGCGGCCCCGAGCATCCGAACGTGTTCCATGTGCGCCCCGGCATGATCGACGAGGCCCTCAAGATCGTGCGCCAGTGCGCCACCGTGGGGCAAAAGCGCATCGCGCTGGTGGGCGACGACGACGCCATGGGCCGCGCCGGCCTGGCCGCCGCGGAGCAGGCCATTGCCGAACTCAAGCTGCCGCCGCTGGTCGCGAGCGCACTGGTGCCGGCGGGCGCCGACAAGCTCGACGCCGCACTGAAGACCGTGCAGCAGCAGACGCCCCAGGCCATCGTGCTGGTGTCGCTCTCGGGCACCACGGCCGGCGCCATCCGCAAGCTGCGCAAGAGCGGCTACACGGGCAGCTTCATGGCTTTCTCGATCGTCGGCATCGACCCGCTCTACGCCGAGCTGGGCAAGGACATCGGCGGCATCGTGATCTCGCAGGTCGTGCCCTCGCCGCGGCCCTCGGCCATTCCGATCGTCAAGGAGTACCTCGCGGCGGTCGACAACTCCGACCAGACCGCGTCGTACGAAGGCCTCGAGGGCTTCATCGCCGCCAAGGCCGCAGGCGAAGCGGTACGCCGCGCAGGCCGCGGCTTCAACACCGCGACGCTTCAGCGCACGATGACGGCGATGACCGACTACGACGTGGGCGGCTTCCGCATCAACCTGCGTCCGGGCCTGCGCGACAACGTGCGCAGCATCGACCTCATCAGCATTTCGGCCGACGGGCGCGTGCTGCGTTAA
- a CDS encoding HD domain-containing protein, translating to MNARASFKSMQESTREDWQLIGGEFMQFTGGLPARVIKHLQILEGDYGGFPVDRYTHSLQTATRALRDGRDEEYVVCALLHDIGDTLGSFNHPDIAAAILKPFVSEANHWMVQHHGIFQGHYFFHHIGLDRDMRDNFKDHPHYERTAEFCALYDNPAFDPKAETLPISEFEPMLRRLMAQPKQSIYKTVLTEQATA from the coding sequence ATGAATGCACGGGCAAGTTTCAAGAGCATGCAAGAGAGCACGCGCGAAGACTGGCAACTGATCGGCGGCGAGTTCATGCAGTTCACGGGCGGCCTGCCCGCGCGCGTGATCAAGCACCTGCAGATCCTCGAAGGCGACTACGGCGGCTTTCCGGTCGACCGCTACACGCACTCGCTGCAGACCGCCACGCGCGCGCTGCGCGACGGCCGCGACGAGGAGTACGTGGTGTGCGCGCTGCTGCACGACATCGGCGACACGCTCGGCAGCTTCAACCACCCCGACATTGCCGCCGCCATCCTCAAGCCCTTCGTGAGCGAAGCCAACCACTGGATGGTGCAGCACCACGGCATCTTCCAGGGCCACTACTTCTTCCACCACATCGGGCTGGACCGCGACATGCGCGACAACTTCAAGGACCACCCGCACTACGAGCGCACGGCCGAGTTCTGCGCGCTCTACGACAACCCGGCCTTCGACCCCAAGGCCGAGACCCTGCCCATCAGCGAATTCGAACCCATGCTGCGCCGCCTGATGGCGCAGCCCAAGCAGAGCATCTACAAGACCGTGCTCACCGAGCAGGCCACGGCCTGA
- the tcuA gene encoding FAD-dependent tricarballylate dehydrogenase TcuA: MIDVLVVGGGNAALCATLMAREAGASVLLLEASPKAWRGGNSQHTRNLRCMHDAPQDVLVEAYPEEEYWQDLLKVTGGLTDEHLARLVIRASSNCRDWMRRHGVHFQPPLSGALHVARTNAFFMGGGKALVNAYFRSAEKLGVQIRYDTPVASVELDGDRFVAVRTEAGERIEAKSCVLASGGFESNREWLREAWGQNERGEWPADNFLIRGTRFNQGVLLKYMIAAGADSIGDPSQGHMVAIDARAPLYDGGICTRIDCVSLGVVVNRDAQRFYDEGEDFWPKRYAIWGRLVAQQPGQIAWSIIDQQAVGRFMPPVFTGTQATTLGELAQKIGLDEATFVRTVQDYNAACRVGRFDHTALDDCHTEGLAPAKTHWARPIDTAPFYAYPLRPGITFTYLGLKVDETAAVRFGGRPSPNLFVAGEMMAGNVLGKGYTAGVGMSIGTAFGRIAGTQAARAAQNHSKHLPETALAAAH; encoded by the coding sequence GTGATAGACGTACTGGTTGTCGGTGGCGGCAATGCCGCGCTGTGCGCCACCCTGATGGCGCGCGAGGCCGGCGCTTCGGTGCTGCTGCTGGAGGCCTCGCCCAAAGCATGGCGCGGCGGCAATTCGCAGCACACCCGCAACCTGCGCTGCATGCACGACGCGCCGCAGGACGTGCTGGTCGAGGCCTACCCTGAAGAGGAGTACTGGCAAGACCTGCTGAAGGTGACCGGCGGCCTCACCGACGAGCACCTGGCGCGCCTCGTGATCCGCGCCTCGTCGAACTGCCGCGACTGGATGCGCCGCCACGGCGTGCATTTCCAGCCGCCGCTGTCGGGTGCGCTGCATGTGGCGCGCACCAACGCCTTCTTCATGGGCGGCGGCAAGGCACTCGTGAACGCCTATTTCCGCAGTGCCGAGAAGCTGGGCGTGCAGATCCGCTACGACACGCCCGTGGCCTCGGTCGAACTCGACGGTGACCGCTTCGTGGCCGTGCGCACCGAAGCCGGCGAACGCATCGAAGCAAAGAGTTGTGTGCTCGCCTCGGGCGGTTTTGAATCGAACCGCGAATGGCTGCGCGAAGCCTGGGGCCAGAACGAGCGCGGCGAGTGGCCGGCCGACAACTTCCTCATCCGCGGCACGCGCTTCAACCAGGGCGTGCTGCTGAAATACATGATCGCCGCGGGTGCCGACAGCATCGGCGACCCGTCGCAGGGCCACATGGTCGCCATCGATGCGCGCGCACCGCTGTACGACGGCGGCATCTGCACGCGCATCGACTGCGTGTCGCTCGGCGTGGTGGTCAACCGCGACGCGCAGCGCTTCTACGACGAGGGCGAAGATTTCTGGCCCAAGCGCTATGCAATCTGGGGCCGCCTCGTGGCGCAGCAGCCGGGGCAGATCGCGTGGTCCATCATCGACCAGCAGGCGGTCGGCCGCTTCATGCCACCCGTGTTTACCGGCACGCAGGCGACCACGCTCGGCGAACTCGCGCAGAAGATCGGCCTGGACGAAGCGACCTTCGTGCGCACCGTGCAGGACTACAACGCCGCCTGCCGCGTCGGCCGTTTCGATCACACGGCGCTGGACGATTGCCACACCGAAGGCCTCGCGCCCGCCAAGACGCACTGGGCGCGTCCGATCGACACCGCGCCCTTCTACGCCTACCCGCTGCGCCCCGGCATCACCTTCACGTACCTCGGCCTGAAGGTCGACGAAACCGCTGCGGTGCGCTTCGGCGGACGCCCGAGCCCCAACCTCTTCGTGGCCGGCGAAATGATGGCCGGCAACGTGCTGGGCAAGGGCTACACGGCCGGCGTGGGCATGAGCATCGGCACGGCCTTCGGGCGCATCGCCGGGACACAGGCTGCACGCGCGGCGCAGAACCATTCGAAGCACCTTCCGGAGACCGCCCTTGCAGCAGCTCACTGA
- a CDS encoding MFS transporter, which yields MNHPANPALAQEGRSAETDTSEVSRVVFASSVGTIIEWYDFLIYGTAAALVFNKIFFPADDPLMGTLAALGSAAVGFFARPFGGAVFGYFGDRLGRKSMLLMTLAIMGLGTFAIGLLPTYQQIGIWAPVLLIVLRIVQGIGLGGEWGGAALMVLEHAPKHRRGLCGSLVQVGFPIGLILSAGVYSMVSTLPEEDFMSWGWRVPFLLSVVLVALGAFIRTRVSESPVFLEMKAKKEIARNPFAEAVFRDPKNFLIAVGLKICEVSWVYMLTVFMVVYATKNLGLPKEMLLNAIMVAAAIEVVTIPLFGWLSDIIGRRPFYFAGTLFTIVFAFPLFWLVDTRDPWIIIAATAVALSFGHGLMFGPQATYFPELFGARVRYTGASFGFQVSAALGGGLAPILATLLVSKLGGTAGVSIMLIGLACVTLVAAFFAHETRDESVRNF from the coding sequence ATGAATCACCCCGCAAACCCTGCCCTGGCGCAGGAGGGCCGGTCGGCCGAGACCGACACCTCCGAAGTCAGCCGTGTCGTGTTCGCCAGCTCGGTCGGAACCATCATCGAGTGGTACGACTTCCTGATCTACGGCACTGCCGCCGCGTTGGTCTTCAACAAGATTTTCTTTCCCGCCGACGACCCGCTGATGGGCACGCTGGCGGCGCTGGGCAGCGCAGCCGTGGGCTTCTTCGCGCGGCCCTTCGGCGGCGCGGTGTTCGGCTACTTCGGCGACCGGCTCGGCCGCAAGTCGATGCTGCTGATGACGCTCGCGATCATGGGCCTCGGCACCTTCGCCATCGGCTTGTTGCCGACCTACCAGCAGATCGGCATCTGGGCGCCGGTGCTGCTGATCGTGCTGCGCATCGTGCAGGGCATCGGCTTGGGCGGCGAGTGGGGCGGGGCGGCGCTGATGGTGCTCGAGCACGCGCCGAAGCACCGGCGCGGCCTGTGCGGCAGCCTGGTGCAGGTCGGCTTTCCGATCGGACTGATCCTGTCGGCCGGCGTCTATTCGATGGTGTCGACCTTGCCCGAGGAGGACTTCATGTCCTGGGGCTGGCGCGTTCCTTTCCTCTTGAGCGTGGTGCTGGTCGCGCTGGGCGCTTTCATCCGCACGCGGGTGTCCGAGTCGCCGGTGTTCCTCGAGATGAAGGCCAAGAAGGAGATCGCGCGCAACCCCTTCGCCGAGGCCGTGTTCCGCGATCCGAAGAACTTCCTGATCGCCGTGGGCCTGAAGATCTGCGAGGTCTCGTGGGTCTACATGCTCACGGTGTTCATGGTGGTCTACGCGACCAAGAACCTGGGCCTGCCCAAGGAGATGCTGCTCAACGCGATCATGGTCGCGGCGGCGATCGAGGTGGTGACGATTCCGCTGTTCGGGTGGCTGTCGGACATCATCGGACGCCGCCCGTTCTACTTCGCGGGCACGCTCTTCACCATCGTCTTCGCGTTCCCGTTGTTCTGGCTCGTGGACACGCGCGATCCGTGGATCATCATCGCCGCGACCGCAGTGGCGCTGAGCTTCGGCCACGGCCTGATGTTCGGCCCGCAGGCCACCTACTTTCCCGAACTTTTCGGTGCGCGCGTGCGCTACACGGGAGCCTCCTTCGGGTTCCAGGTGTCGGCCGCCCTCGGCGGAGGGTTGGCGCCGATCCTCGCCACTTTGCTGGTGAGCAAGCTCGGCGGCACCGCGGGCGTTTCGATCATGCTGATCGGCCTGGCCTGCGTCACCCTGGTGGCGGCCTTCTTCGCGCACGAGACGCGCGACGAATCGGTGCGCAATTTCTGA
- a CDS encoding helix-turn-helix domain-containing protein: MAPAAPAIPAEVPAHVDLGVRLKQRRLEAGLTLAALAEQAGFGKAYLSRIESGKKVPPIGSLARIASVLGIEAASLLTDTAHAQQSWRGVSLVRHADKRPTVMGGSAFGYDYFALTDATTDRALQPFLFTFPDKVDKFVFFEHEGEEMMHVLTGRVEWQVGVDKFILEPGDTLHFDARIPHRGHALSGPATALVVIYSPMGYQQNLA, from the coding sequence ATGGCCCCGGCGGCACCCGCGATTCCCGCCGAGGTTCCGGCGCATGTCGATCTGGGCGTGCGCCTCAAGCAACGTCGCCTCGAGGCGGGCCTGACGCTCGCGGCGCTGGCCGAGCAGGCCGGCTTCGGCAAGGCCTACCTCTCGCGCATCGAAAGCGGCAAGAAGGTGCCGCCGATCGGTTCGCTGGCGCGCATCGCGAGCGTGCTGGGCATCGAGGCCGCGAGCCTGCTGACCGACACCGCGCATGCGCAGCAGAGCTGGCGCGGCGTGAGCCTGGTGCGGCATGCCGACAAGCGCCCGACCGTCATGGGCGGCAGCGCCTTCGGCTACGACTACTTCGCGCTCACCGATGCCACCACCGATCGCGCGCTGCAGCCCTTTCTGTTCACCTTCCCCGACAAGGTCGACAAGTTCGTGTTTTTCGAGCACGAAGGCGAGGAAATGATGCACGTGCTCACGGGCCGCGTGGAGTGGCAGGTGGGGGTGGACAAGTTCATCCTCGAACCCGGCGACACGCTGCACTTCGACGCGCGCATTCCGCACCGCGGGCATGCGCTGTCGGGGCCGGCCACGGCGTTGGTCGTGATCTATTCGCCGATGGGCTACCAGCAGAACCTGGCTTAA
- a CDS encoding LysR substrate-binding domain-containing protein — MELRQLRYFVKVCELRSMGRAAVELGVVTSALSQQISRLESELSTRLLQRSSTGVTPTDAGLAFLHQAQLTLRHADDAVRAAQQARLSGHVSVGLAPTTATVLGVPLMQAMQARYPEVRLHMVEALSGHLTTMLHARQLDLAVLFQTDTPRRWSVAPLLAEKLFVIASPTLTPRPTGAKVRLSQLAEVPLILPSGSHGLRATLMAAFARARVAPRIVAEVDGLALLMDAVRAGHGATIQPGAATARHDRDDLELTQISDAHVGRRNLLVSLSDDELSPAALAARVVVTETARTLVSEGRWAGASLLES, encoded by the coding sequence ATGGAACTGAGACAACTGCGCTACTTCGTCAAGGTCTGCGAGCTGCGCAGCATGGGCCGCGCGGCCGTGGAGTTGGGGGTGGTCACCTCGGCGTTGAGCCAGCAGATCAGCCGGCTCGAAAGTGAGCTCTCGACGCGCCTCCTGCAGCGCAGCTCGACCGGCGTTACGCCCACCGACGCGGGCCTGGCCTTCCTGCACCAGGCACAGCTCACCTTGCGCCATGCCGACGATGCGGTGCGCGCTGCGCAGCAGGCGCGCCTCTCGGGCCATGTGAGCGTGGGCCTGGCGCCCACCACCGCCACCGTGCTGGGCGTGCCGCTCATGCAGGCCATGCAGGCGCGCTACCCCGAGGTGCGGCTGCACATGGTCGAAGCGCTGTCGGGCCACCTCACGACCATGCTGCATGCGCGCCAGCTCGACCTGGCCGTGCTGTTCCAGACCGACACGCCGCGGCGCTGGAGCGTCGCGCCGCTGCTGGCCGAAAAGCTCTTCGTCATCGCCTCGCCCACGCTCACCCCGCGCCCCACCGGCGCGAAGGTGCGGCTGTCGCAACTGGCCGAGGTGCCGCTGATCCTGCCCAGCGGCAGCCACGGCCTGCGCGCCACGCTGATGGCCGCCTTTGCGCGGGCGCGCGTGGCACCGCGCATCGTGGCCGAGGTCGACGGCCTGGCGCTGCTGATGGACGCGGTGCGCGCCGGCCACGGCGCCACCATCCAGCCCGGCGCCGCCACCGCGCGGCACGACCGCGACGACCTCGAACTCACGCAGATTTCCGACGCCCACGTCGGCCGCCGCAACCTGCTCGTGAGCCTGTCGGACGATGAGCTCTCGCCCGCCGCCCTGGCCGCGCGCGTGGTGGTCACCGAAACGGCCCGCACGCTGGTCAGCGAAGGCCGATGGGCTGGTGCAAGTCTTCTCGAAAGCTGA
- a CDS encoding DJ-1/PfpI family protein, translated as MRMTFLLYEGIEPVDLAAIGVVSMARRVIPELSYETVSFDRAPVTLANGLQVLPSTCFDEVHEVDVLLVPGGPGWRAAAGDARVLAFVRRVAPTALVCSVCTGAMILAEAGVLDGLHATTKFEVVPPETSPLDELRQRYPTVRAEPALVVDNGRVVTGGGVTLCIDATLYLIAKRFGKAPAAEVARIMEYGAAREANRLRFSAA; from the coding sequence ATGCGCATGACCTTCCTGCTCTACGAGGGCATCGAGCCCGTGGACCTCGCCGCCATCGGCGTGGTCTCGATGGCCCGGCGCGTGATCCCCGAGCTCAGCTACGAGACCGTGTCCTTCGATCGCGCGCCGGTCACGCTCGCCAACGGCCTGCAAGTGCTGCCAAGCACATGCTTCGACGAGGTGCACGAGGTCGACGTGTTGCTGGTGCCCGGCGGGCCCGGCTGGCGCGCCGCCGCGGGCGATGCGCGTGTGCTCGCGTTCGTGCGCCGCGTGGCACCCACGGCGCTGGTCTGCTCGGTGTGCACCGGCGCAATGATCCTTGCCGAGGCCGGCGTGCTCGACGGCCTGCACGCGACCACCAAGTTCGAGGTGGTGCCGCCCGAAACCTCGCCGCTGGACGAGCTGCGGCAACGCTATCCCACGGTCCGGGCCGAGCCCGCGCTCGTGGTCGACAACGGGCGCGTGGTCACCGGCGGTGGCGTCACGCTGTGCATCGACGCCACGCTGTACCTGATCGCGAAGCGCTTCGGCAAGGCGCCCGCCGCCGAGGTCGCCCGGATCATGGAATACGGCGCCGCGCGCGAAGCCAACCGGCTGCGTTTTTCCGCTGCCTGA
- a CDS encoding bile acid:sodium symporter family protein has product MDTTLIVTRFLFGALALVMFGLGLSLSLDDFRRLFKHPKAVTLALVLQVIGLPLACYAIVVGFGLSPVFAIGLMLLAASPGGISANLFSHLFGGNVAMNISLTAVNTLLSIVTLPLIANWAINHFAPSGQVVPLQTRKLVEVIAIVLVPVAIGMVVASRKPGFAARMEKPTKIFSAVVLAVVTVLAIANEWKTITSTFAEIGLPVLLFNLVSLLAGYYLSRAAGLDKPLATAISYEIGIHNSTLAIFIAVSVLGSFPLALPAAIYSVVMYITAPLFGWLLLRRGQPTPVPAP; this is encoded by the coding sequence ATGGACACCACGCTCATCGTGACCCGGTTCCTGTTCGGCGCGCTCGCGCTCGTGATGTTCGGGCTGGGGCTGTCGCTCTCGCTCGACGATTTCCGGCGCCTGTTCAAGCACCCGAAGGCCGTGACCCTCGCGCTCGTGCTGCAGGTCATCGGGCTGCCGCTCGCCTGCTACGCGATCGTCGTGGGCTTCGGGCTGTCGCCCGTGTTCGCCATCGGGCTCATGCTGCTGGCGGCCTCGCCGGGCGGCATCTCGGCCAACCTGTTCTCGCACCTGTTCGGCGGCAACGTGGCGATGAACATCTCGCTCACGGCCGTGAACACGCTGCTGTCGATCGTCACGCTGCCGCTCATCGCCAACTGGGCCATCAACCACTTCGCGCCGAGCGGCCAGGTGGTGCCGCTGCAGACGCGCAAGCTGGTCGAGGTGATCGCCATCGTGCTGGTGCCGGTGGCCATCGGCATGGTCGTCGCATCGCGCAAGCCCGGCTTTGCGGCACGCATGGAAAAGCCGACCAAGATCTTCAGTGCAGTGGTGCTCGCGGTGGTCACCGTGCTCGCCATCGCCAACGAGTGGAAGACCATCACCTCCACCTTCGCCGAGATCGGCCTGCCCGTGCTGCTGTTCAACCTCGTGAGCCTGCTGGCCGGCTATTACCTGAGCCGCGCGGCCGGCCTCGACAAGCCGCTGGCCACCGCCATCAGCTACGAGATCGGCATCCACAACTCCACGCTCGCCATCTTCATCGCGGTGAGCGTGCTCGGGAGCTTTCCGCTCGCGCTGCCGGCCGCGATCTACTCGGTGGTGATGTACATCACGGCCCCGCTGTTCGGATGGTTGCTGCTGCGGCGCGGCCAACCCACCCCTGTGCCTGCGCCATGA
- a CDS encoding class II aldolase/adducin family protein — protein sequence MNATSASEIQKLVSAEEWQLRVDLAACYRLVALYGWSDLVFTHISARVPGPEHHFLINPYGLMFDEITASSLVKVDQQCNKIIDSPYPVNPAGFVIHSAVHAAREDIQCVLHTHTKAGIAVSAQKNGVLPISQQSTFVLASLAYHDYEGVAFRDDEKPRLQADMGHANFLMLRNHGLLTCGKTIADAFLSMYTFENTCQIQIAAQAGGGELTHVNPKIIEGVGQAMKVQSGGLGGMFVWPSLIRKLDRIDDSYKQ from the coding sequence ATGAACGCAACCTCCGCCTCCGAAATCCAGAAGCTCGTCTCCGCCGAAGAGTGGCAGCTGCGCGTCGACCTCGCCGCCTGCTACCGCCTGGTGGCGCTGTACGGCTGGAGCGACCTGGTGTTCACGCACATCAGCGCGCGCGTGCCCGGCCCCGAGCATCACTTCCTGATCAACCCCTACGGTTTGATGTTCGACGAGATCACGGCGTCGAGCCTCGTGAAGGTCGACCAGCAGTGCAACAAGATCATCGATTCGCCCTACCCCGTGAACCCGGCGGGCTTCGTGATTCACAGCGCCGTGCATGCCGCGCGCGAAGACATCCAGTGCGTGCTGCACACCCACACCAAGGCCGGCATTGCCGTGAGCGCGCAGAAGAACGGCGTGCTGCCCATCAGCCAGCAGTCGACCTTCGTGCTGGCCTCGCTCGCGTACCACGACTACGAAGGCGTGGCCTTCCGCGACGACGAGAAGCCGCGCCTGCAGGCGGACATGGGTCATGCCAACTTCCTCATGCTGCGCAACCACGGCCTGCTGACCTGCGGCAAGACCATTGCCGACGCCTTCCTTTCGATGTACACCTTCGAGAACACCTGCCAGATCCAGATCGCCGCGCAGGCCGGCGGGGGCGAACTCACGCACGTGAACCCGAAGATCATCGAGGGCGTGGGCCAGGCGATGAAGGTGCAGAGCGGCGGCCTCGGCGGCATGTTCGTCTGGCCTTCGCTGATCCGCAAACTCGACCGCATCGACGACAGCTACAAACAATAA
- a CDS encoding Crp/Fnr family transcriptional regulator — protein sequence MATSTKPRLSAAHRTALDGNPWFTSMPRLQRDALVGAAELLHVRRGTMVFRQGDPIHAAGGGFYGLVAGTIKISSLRQDGREAILAVLEPGNWFGEITLIDGSPRTHDATALEALDLLVVPPEAFARQMRDVAFSNAIAAMLAARVRMLYGLAEDATLRSLRARVAHRLLVLARGDATQSVHLRHELMLSQEALAMMLGVTRQTLSKELNALATEGVVSLGYGRIVLLSLEALQGLVRTG from the coding sequence ATGGCCACCTCGACCAAGCCGCGCCTTTCGGCCGCGCACCGCACCGCGCTCGACGGCAACCCGTGGTTCACCAGCATGCCGCGCTTACAGCGCGACGCGCTGGTGGGCGCGGCCGAGCTGCTGCACGTGCGGCGCGGCACGATGGTGTTCCGCCAGGGCGACCCGATCCATGCGGCGGGCGGCGGTTTCTACGGGCTGGTGGCGGGCACGATCAAGATTTCGTCGCTGCGCCAGGACGGGCGCGAGGCCATCCTGGCGGTGCTGGAGCCGGGCAACTGGTTCGGCGAGATCACGCTCATCGACGGCTCGCCGCGCACGCACGACGCCACCGCGCTCGAAGCGCTCGACCTGCTGGTGGTGCCGCCGGAAGCTTTCGCGCGGCAGATGCGCGACGTGGCGTTTTCGAACGCCATCGCCGCGATGCTGGCCGCGCGCGTGCGCATGCTCTACGGCCTGGCGGAAGACGCCACCTTGCGCAGCCTGCGGGCGCGCGTGGCGCACCGGCTGTTGGTGCTGGCGCGCGGCGACGCCACGCAGTCGGTGCACCTGCGGCACGAACTCATGCTCTCGCAGGAGGCGCTGGCCATGATGCTCGGCGTGACGCGCCAGACGCTGTCGAAAGAACTCAACGCGCTGGCCACCGAAGGCGTGGTGTCGCTGGGCTATGGGCGCATCGTGCTGCTGTCGCTTGAGGCGCTGCAGGGGCTGGTACGCACGGGGTGA